One genomic segment of Rivularia sp. PCC 7116 includes these proteins:
- a CDS encoding MoxR family ATPase, producing MTSWKIFQGTPDNPHDGIDKLPPPPSWRKFDEETRGATYQAKGEEIELVNAALYLRRPLLVTGKPGSGKTSLAYAVAKELKLGEVLRWNITTRSNLQQGLYSYDAIGRLQDSKSSNQDNLEKIGDYIKIGALGTALLASDKPKVLLIDEMDKSDIDLPNDLLNIFEEGKFEIPELTRIADKFPKINVQTNDNEIATIIRGRVQCQAFPFVLLTSNGEREFPPAFLRRCLRLDLREPNPQELETIVKVHLGDSIIEQAQPIIKKFLDKRSKGDLATDQLLNAIYMLCHTANTFDSPIVEATRQPLDGKKKELQKQQLIERLLQHLNSMEGN from the coding sequence ATGACATCTTGGAAAATATTTCAAGGCACTCCCGATAACCCCCATGACGGAATAGATAAACTGCCGCCGCCTCCTAGCTGGCGTAAATTTGATGAAGAAACCCGAGGAGCTACTTATCAAGCCAAAGGGGAAGAAATAGAATTAGTTAATGCTGCCTTATATTTACGTCGCCCTTTATTGGTAACGGGTAAACCGGGAAGCGGAAAAACTTCTTTGGCTTATGCTGTAGCGAAAGAATTAAAATTAGGTGAAGTATTGCGATGGAATATTACTACTCGCTCTAATTTGCAGCAAGGTTTATATAGTTATGATGCCATTGGTAGATTGCAAGATTCTAAATCGAGCAACCAAGATAATTTAGAGAAAATTGGCGATTATATTAAGATAGGTGCTTTGGGAACTGCTTTACTCGCTTCCGATAAACCCAAGGTGTTGTTAATTGATGAAATGGATAAAAGCGATATTGATTTACCCAACGATTTACTCAATATTTTTGAGGAAGGTAAATTTGAAATTCCCGAATTAACCAGAATCGCCGATAAATTTCCTAAAATTAACGTTCAAACCAACGATAACGAAATTGCCACAATTATTAGAGGCAGAGTCCAATGTCAGGCTTTTCCTTTTGTGCTGCTGACTAGTAATGGTGAAAGGGAATTTCCACCAGCTTTTTTACGACGTTGTTTAAGATTAGATTTGAGGGAACCAAATCCTCAAGAATTAGAAACTATTGTCAAAGTGCATTTAGGAGATAGTATTATTGAACAAGCACAACCAATTATTAAGAAGTTTTTAGATAAGCGTAGTAAGGGAGATTTAGCAACTGACCAATTATTGAATGCAATATATATGTTGTGTCATACTGCTAATACTTTTGATTCTCCTATAGTTGAAGCAACAAGGCAACCGCTAGATGGTAAGAAAAAAGAACTGCAAAAACAGCAATTAATTGAAAGATTGCTGCAACACCTCAACAGTATGGAAGGAAATTGA
- a CDS encoding effector-associated domain EAD1-containing protein encodes MNSANVPGYLIKDLNQALRSAFPNKAELKMMVQFQFSQNLDDIALGDNLKEIVYKLGQYFLKEDKLKKLIDGALEEKPDNPELQEVAQKFQTTISLFKILKPLEGTYIETMQQAYQACADDSSFHDWEEEIPETPETLIEIFEGIEETSSQNYNEKLSQFAVNLLNDGDIPEKKASQLNKWGEKYVGKFYKQLSHRENDVQDKDTTSHLIIIFHPCKQYKQRYWFEAWFIPYGEEGKFNSKTGEGYISINQDGENNKKIKFEEKEIADLLKFCFEQIYQQPTFSRHQTSIEFILPNELLNQPVDSWTIAADEDEHDIPSPIGNEYKVIVRSYKRLKKYLNKNDWEQKWQTFVNCACSECFVSDDDCDSDEELDKQLYYILLRENITALKLIKSPSPEVFPKILAAINQSAIPVALWIREELQHLNIREEIDELLKCSIMKLPERVKEKRWQASVAVDKTHIGNHISLLWENPYLIPPQIDYTMP; translated from the coding sequence ATGAATTCTGCAAATGTCCCTGGCTATCTTATCAAGGATTTAAACCAAGCATTGCGTAGTGCTTTTCCCAATAAAGCTGAATTAAAAATGATGGTGCAATTTCAATTTAGTCAAAATCTAGATGATATTGCTCTTGGCGACAATTTAAAAGAAATTGTTTATAAATTAGGACAATATTTTCTAAAAGAGGACAAATTAAAAAAACTTATTGATGGAGCACTCGAAGAAAAGCCTGATAACCCGGAATTGCAGGAGGTAGCGCAAAAGTTTCAGACTACTATTAGTTTATTTAAAATTCTAAAGCCTTTAGAGGGTACATATATTGAAACCATGCAGCAAGCTTATCAAGCTTGTGCTGATGACAGTTCATTTCATGATTGGGAAGAGGAAATTCCTGAAACTCCCGAAACTTTAATTGAAATATTTGAGGGTATTGAGGAAACATCATCCCAAAATTATAATGAAAAGCTTTCTCAATTTGCAGTTAATTTATTAAACGATGGAGATATTCCCGAAAAAAAAGCCAGTCAGTTAAATAAATGGGGGGAAAAGTATGTTGGTAAATTTTATAAACAGCTATCTCACAGAGAAAATGACGTACAAGATAAAGATACAACCAGTCATCTGATAATTATATTTCACCCTTGCAAGCAATATAAACAACGATATTGGTTTGAAGCTTGGTTTATTCCTTACGGGGAAGAAGGTAAATTTAATTCTAAGACTGGCGAAGGATATATCTCAATAAATCAAGATGGAGAAAATAACAAAAAAATTAAATTTGAAGAAAAAGAAATTGCTGATTTATTAAAATTTTGCTTTGAACAAATTTATCAGCAGCCAACTTTCTCCCGCCATCAAACCAGTATTGAGTTCATTTTACCCAACGAACTATTGAATCAACCTGTTGATAGCTGGACAATTGCAGCAGATGAAGACGAACATGATATTCCCAGCCCTATTGGCAATGAATACAAAGTAATTGTTCGCTCTTATAAACGGTTAAAAAAATATTTGAACAAAAATGATTGGGAGCAGAAGTGGCAAACTTTTGTAAACTGTGCTTGCTCTGAATGTTTTGTATCTGATGATGATTGCGATTCCGATGAGGAATTAGACAAGCAGTTATATTATATTTTGCTCAGAGAAAATATAACTGCTTTAAAATTGATTAAATCGCCATCGCCGGAAGTTTTTCCGAAAATTTTGGCAGCTATTAATCAAAGTGCTATTCCCGTAGCTTTATGGATTAGAGAGGAATTGCAACATTTAAATATTCGAGAGGAAATAGATGAGCTTTTGAAATGTTCAATTATGAAATTACCGGAGCGAGTTAAAGAAAAACGTTGGCAGGCTTCTGTTGCTGTAGATAAAACTCACATCGGAAATCACATCTCATTGCTATGGGAAAATCCTTACTTAATACCACCGCAAATTGACTATACAATGCCATGA
- a CDS encoding effector-associated domain EAD1-containing protein, whose amino-acid sequence MKLEGKQYQKLRDALVEAFPSQPKLAELVKFQFSKNLNTISGEANPIDKIAFDLIGASQAEGWTDKLIAGAREANPGNPSLFIVAQELNLTISLPSGLSKVGGLERIVKKTNSFLDVNSWREKLGTIEAQVCRIEITKKNNFPSSFGTGFLIAPNVVITNYHVIEPVISEKATPENVILRFDYKQLPEGKVVNNGTEFRLVADDWLIDKSPYTDNPLPTADELDYALLRIDGVPGEESIANNSVPDTPQRGWIKLPESLDYEFLPDTPLLIVQHPDAQPLKLAFDTDAIISVNENGTVVKYKTNTEGGSSGSPCFNINWDLVALHHSGDPNHNPAYNAGSPFTAICARLEKQGLLSELRSGEAMW is encoded by the coding sequence ATGAAACTTGAAGGAAAACAGTATCAAAAATTAAGAGATGCTCTGGTGGAAGCTTTTCCATCTCAACCAAAACTTGCTGAATTAGTGAAATTTCAATTTAGCAAAAACCTGAATACTATTTCAGGAGAAGCCAATCCTATAGATAAAATTGCTTTTGATTTAATTGGAGCTTCCCAAGCGGAAGGATGGACTGATAAATTAATTGCAGGTGCAAGGGAAGCAAATCCAGGAAATCCTAGTTTATTTATCGTTGCACAAGAACTTAATTTAACTATATCTCTACCATCTGGGCTATCGAAAGTTGGTGGTTTAGAAAGAATTGTCAAGAAAACAAATAGTTTTCTCGATGTAAATTCATGGCGGGAGAAGTTGGGTACCATCGAAGCCCAAGTTTGTCGGATAGAGATTACCAAAAAGAATAATTTTCCATCATCTTTTGGTACGGGCTTTCTAATTGCGCCGAATGTTGTAATTACAAATTATCATGTCATTGAACCTGTCATCTCAGAAAAAGCTACTCCCGAAAACGTAATTTTACGCTTTGATTACAAACAATTACCGGAAGGAAAAGTTGTAAATAATGGTACCGAATTCCGTTTAGTTGCAGACGACTGGTTAATTGATAAAAGCCCCTACACCGATAACCCTTTACCAACTGCCGATGAATTAGATTATGCCTTGTTGCGAATAGATGGAGTTCCCGGAGAAGAATCTATAGCTAATAATTCCGTTCCCGATACTCCACAACGAGGATGGATTAAATTACCAGAATCGCTAGATTATGAGTTTTTACCCGACACACCACTATTAATAGTGCAGCATCCCGACGCTCAACCGTTGAAGCTGGCTTTTGATACCGATGCAATTATCAGCGTTAACGAAAACGGCACTGTAGTAAAATATAAAACCAATACCGAAGGGGGTTCCTCCGGCTCGCCATGTTTCAATATTAACTGGGACTTAGTTGCATTACACCACAGTGGCGACCCCAATCACAACCCAGCTTATAATGCCGGAAGTCCTTTTACTGCCATTTGTGCGCGTTTGGAAAAGCAAGGTTTATTGTCAGAATTACGTAGCGGTGAGGCAATGTGGTGA
- a CDS encoding cytochrome P450: MTNSLVQTLQLIANPINFFDNHAQRYGDTFSLRVLGINSPPVVFFSSPQAINDCFAIPANKLDFKKATHVFKPLFGSDSIVFQEGKSHNRQRQLLMPPFHGDRLKSYGDTICNITNNVTSNWKTGNTVSMQEVMPDITLQIILQVVFGITPGERYEKLINLLTALLNDITKPLFSSLFFFPPLQQDLGKWSPWGNYLKRREEIDKLIYAEIYERRLSDDNLGEDILSLLMSASDEDGGKMTDKELRDQLVSLLLLGYETTSGVLAWLFYMIHSHSEVYSKLIEELKTLENTASPENIAQLPYLSAVCSETMRLHPIALICTPRMAVDKVEVAGEKFGEGTVLVPCIYLAHRQQTTYQQPDKFIPERFLDRKFSAFEYLPFGGGYRGCIGAAFAVYEMKLILATIIQKFQLELVDKKPVKPVRRGITIVPSGGVSMTVKSCI, encoded by the coding sequence ATGACTAATTCCTTAGTTCAAACTCTTCAACTAATTGCCAATCCCATCAACTTTTTCGACAACCACGCACAAAGATATGGAGATACCTTCAGTTTAAGAGTTTTAGGAATAAATTCTCCGCCGGTTGTATTTTTCAGCAGCCCTCAAGCTATTAATGATTGTTTTGCAATTCCCGCGAATAAATTAGATTTTAAGAAAGCCACTCACGTATTCAAACCCTTGTTTGGCAGCGATTCTATTGTCTTTCAAGAGGGTAAATCCCACAACCGACAGCGACAATTATTAATGCCTCCCTTTCACGGCGATCGCCTCAAATCCTATGGGGATACTATATGCAATATTACTAATAATGTAACTAGCAATTGGAAAACTGGTAATACTGTTTCTATGCAGGAAGTAATGCCAGATATTACTTTACAAATTATTCTTCAAGTGGTATTTGGAATTACTCCCGGCGAACGTTACGAAAAATTAATAAACTTGTTAACGGCGCTATTAAATGATATTACTAAACCTTTGTTTTCTAGTTTATTTTTCTTTCCACCTTTACAGCAAGATTTAGGAAAATGGAGCCCCTGGGGAAATTATCTCAAACGACGAGAAGAAATTGATAAGTTGATTTATGCAGAGATTTATGAACGTAGATTAAGTGACGATAATTTAGGAGAAGATATTTTAAGTCTGTTAATGTCAGCGAGTGACGAAGATGGCGGTAAAATGACAGACAAGGAATTGCGAGATCAATTAGTTTCTTTATTGCTTTTGGGTTACGAAACTACTTCTGGGGTTTTGGCATGGTTATTTTACATGATTCATTCCCATTCTGAAGTTTATAGTAAATTAATTGAGGAATTAAAAACTTTAGAAAATACAGCTTCCCCAGAAAATATTGCTCAACTACCTTATTTAAGTGCAGTTTGCTCCGAAACCATGCGACTTCACCCCATAGCTTTAATTTGTACTCCCAGGATGGCAGTTGATAAAGTAGAAGTTGCCGGAGAAAAGTTTGGTGAAGGTACTGTTTTAGTTCCCTGTATATATTTAGCCCATCGTCAGCAAACAACTTATCAACAGCCAGATAAATTTATTCCCGAAAGATTTTTAGATAGAAAATTTTCTGCATTTGAATATTTACCTTTTGGAGGAGGTTATCGCGGCTGTATTGGTGCCGCTTTTGCAGTGTATGAAATGAAGTTGATTTTAGCGACTATTATTCAAAAATTTCAATTAGAATTAGTCGATAAAAAACCAGTCAAACCCGTGCGAAGGGGGATTACCATTGTTCCCAGTGGTGGTGTCTCGATGACGGTAAAATCTTGCATTTGA